One region of Vigna angularis cultivar LongXiaoDou No.4 chromosome 10, ASM1680809v1, whole genome shotgun sequence genomic DNA includes:
- the LOC108336082 gene encoding putative phospholipid-transporting ATPase 9 isoform X1, which translates to MVDLGRKRMRGERRRKLRLSKIYSFACGKQSLKEDHSQIGERGYSRVVFCNEPETFEAGIRSYADNSVSSTKYNLATFLPKSLFEQFRRVANFYFLVTGILAFTELAPYTAVSAILPLIIIIGATMIKEGIEDWRRKQQDMEVNNRRVKVHTGQGIFEYTEWKNLKVGHIVKIMKDEFFPADLLLLSSSYEDAFCYVETMNLDGETNLKLKQGLEVTSSLHEDFQLGDFKATIKCEDPNANLYSFVGNMEYEERQYPLSPLQLLLRDSKLRNTDYIFGAVIFTGHDTKVIQNSTDAPSKRTKVEKKMDRVIYFMFCIVFLMAFVGSIFFGIATRDDLDNGVMKRWYLRPDDSTIFFDPQRAPAAAILHCFTALMLYGFFIPISLYVSIEIVKVLQSIFINQDIHMYYEDSDKPAHARTSNLNEELGQVDTILSDKTGTLTCNSMEFIKCSIAGVAYGRGVTEVEKAMDRKNGFPLIDDSRDSPVRNAPIKGFNFTDERIMNGNWFNEPNANVIKNFFHLLAICHTALPEVDEDTGNVSYETESPDESAFVIAAREIGFEFYKRTQTSLSIYESDPVSGDKIERTYKLLNVLEFNSSRKRMSVIVEDEEGRILLLCKGADSVMFERLAKDGREFEEKTLEHVHEYADAGLRTLILAYRELDENQYNEFNNKFSEAKNSVSEDRETLIEEISDKIERNLILLGATAVEDKLQKGVPDCIDKLAQAGIKIWVLTGDKMETAINIGFSCSLLRQGMKQIIIQLETPEIKALEKAGDKVAIAKACRENIRHQISEASQQLTASRGTSQQAFALIIDGKSLSYALEDNMKSMFLDLAIRCASVICCRSSPKQKALVTRLVKSGTGKTTLAIGDGANDVGMLQEADIGIGISGVEGMQAVMSSDIAIAQFRYLERLLLVHGHWCYRRISSMICYFFYKNITFGFTLFLYEVYASFSGQPAYNDWFLSVYNVFFSSLPVIALGVFDQDVSARYCLRFPILYQEGVQNLLFSWRRIFSWMLNGFISAIIIFFFCTKAMEIQAFDEQGRTAGRDILGATMYTCVVWVVNLQMAVAINYFTLIQHIFIWGSIALWYLFLLAYGAMSPSISGNAYKVFIETLAPSPSFWIVTLVVVISTLIPYFSYSAIQMRFFPMYHEMVQWIRHEGKTNDPEFVAMVRQRSLRPTTVGSTARLVAKDNDFKDSSTNHR; encoded by the exons ATGGTGGACTTGGGGAGGAAAAGAATGAGGGGTGAAAGGAGAAGGAAGTTGCGGCTTAGCAAAATCTATTCATTTGCATGTGGGAAACAATCTCTCAAGGAGGATCATTCGCAGATAGGAGAAAGAGGGTATTCCAGGGTGGTGTTTTGTAATGAACCAGAGACCTTTGAGGCTGGGATAAGGAGTTACGCTGATAATTCTGTGAGCTCTACAAAGTATAACCTTGCTACTTTCTTGCCTAAGTCCCTTTTTGAGCAGTTTAGGAGGGTGGctaatttctattttttggTTACTGGCATCTTGGCCTTCACAGAACTTGCTCCTTATACTGCTGTCAGTGCTATCCTTCCTCTGATTATTATCATTGGAGCAACTATGATCAAAGAGGGTATTGAAGATTGGCGAAGGAAACAGCAG GATATGGAGGTGAACAATAGAAGAGTTAAAGTGCATACAGGGCAAGGAATTTTTGAATATACTGAGTGGAAGAATCTGAAGGTGGGGCATATAGTGAAGATAATGAAGGACGAATTCTTTCCTGCAGACCTCCTACTGCTTTCTTCCAGTTATGAGGATGCATTCTGCTATGTTGAGACCATGAACTTGGATGGCGAGACAAATTTGAAGTTAAAACAAGGGTTGGAAGTAACTTCTTCCTTACACGAGGACTTTCAATTAGGTGATTTTAAAGCAACAATCAAATGCGAAGATCCAAATgcaaatttatattcatttgttgGGAACATGGAGTATGAGGAACGGCAGTATCCTCTTTCTCCTCTGCAACTTCTTCTGAGGGACTCTAAACTTCGTAACACAGACTATATATTTGGAGCTGTCATCTTCACTGGTCATGACACAAAGGTAATTCAGAATTCCACTGATGCCCCTTCAAAGAGAACAAAGGTTGAGAAGAAGATGGATAGGGTTATCTACTTCATGTTTTGTATTGTGTTTCTAATGGCGTTTGTTGGATCTATTTTCTTTGGCATTGCAACTAGAGATGACTTGGACAATGGAGTGATGAAAAGGTGGTACCTAAGACCAGATGACTCTACAATTTTCTTTGATCCTCAAAGAGCACCAGCTGCTGCTATATTACATTGTTTCACAGCCTTAATGTTATATGGTTTCTTCATTCCCATCTCATTGTATGTTTCAATAGAAATTGTCAAAGTTCTTCAGAGCATCTTCATCAATCAAGATATCCATATGTACTATGAAGATTCAGACAAACCAGCCCATGCCCGTACTTCAAACTTGAATGAGGAACTTGGCCAAGTTGATACAATACTTTCTGATAAAACTGGAACTCTGACCTGCAACTCGATGGAGTTCATCAAATGTTCCATTGCTGGGGTGGCGTATGGCCGTGGTGTTACAGAGGTTGAGAAGGCTATGGATAGAAAGAATGGTTTTCCTTTGATTGACGATTCAAGGGACTCGCCTGTCAGAAATGCTCCCATCAAAGGATTTAACTTTACAGATGAAAGGATAATGAATGGAAATTGGTTTAACGAGCCTAATGCAAATGttattaagaatttttttcacttattggCAATTTGCCATACAGCCCTACCTGAAGTTGATGAAGATACAGGAAATGTCTCATATGAAACTGAATCTCCAGATGAATCAGCATTTGTGATTGCAGCAAGAGAAATTGGTTTTGAATTCTATAAAAGGACTCAGACTAGTTTATCAATCTATGAATCGGATCCAGTTTCTGGTGACAAAATTGAACG GACATACAAGCTTCTCAATGTTTTAGAATTCAATAGCTCAAGGAAGCGAATGTCAGTGATtgtggaagatgaagaagggaGAATTTTGTTACTCTGTAAAGGTGCTGACAG TGTCATGTTTGAGAGGCTTGCCAAGGATGGGAGGGAGTTTGAAGAGAAAACCTTGGAACATGTACATGAGTATGCTGATGCAGGTCTAAGGACTCTAATTCTGGCATATCGTGAACTTGATGAAAACCAATACAATGAGTTTAACAATAAATTTTCTGAAGCAAAAAATTCAGTTAGTGAAGATCGGGAAACACTGATTGAGGAAATATCAGATAAGATCGAAAGGAATCTAATCCTTCTTGGGGCCACTGCTGTAGAGGACAAGCTCCAAAAAGGG gttCCTGATTGCATTGACAAGCTTGCCCAAGCTGGAATTAAGATCTGGGTTTTGACTGGGGATAAAATGGAGACTGCCATCAATATTGG TTTTTCTTGTAGTTTACTTAGACAAGGAatgaaacaaattataattcaattGGAAACTCCAGAAATTAAAGCATTGGAGAAGGCTGGAGACAAGGTGGCTATTGCTAAG GCTTGTCGAGAAAATATCCGCCATCAAATATCTGAAGCTTCTCAGCAGCTGACTGCCTCCAGAGGAACTTCTCAGCAAGCATTTGCTTTAATTATTGACGGAAAATCACTTTCTTATGCACTAGAGGATAATATGAAGAGCATGTTTTTGGACCTTGCAATTCGTTGTGCATCAGTTATCTGCTGCCGTTCCTCACCAAAGCAGAAGGCACTG GTCACTAGACTGGTAAAATCTGGTACTGGTAAAACTACATTAGCTATTGGTGATGGTGCTAATGATGTTGGAATGCTTCAAGAAGCAGATATCGGGATTGGAATCAGTGGCGTTGAAGGAATGCAG GCGGTTATGTCTAGTGATATTGCAATTGCACAGTTCCGTTATTTGGAAAGGTTGCTTCTTGTTCATGGACATTGGTGTTACCGAAGAATCTCATCAATG ATATGCTACTTCTTCTACAAAAACATCACATTTGGGTTTACTCTATTCTTATATGAGGTGTATGCATCGTTCTCTGGGCAACCGGCATACAATGACTGGTTTTTGTCAGTCTATAATGTATTCTTTTCGTCACTTCCTGTGATTGCTCTTGGAGTCTTTGACCAGGATGTGTCTGCTCGGTATTGTCTGAGG TTTCCTATATTATATCAAGAAGGCGTGCAAAATCTTCTCTTTAGCTGGCGGAGAATTTTCAGCTGGATGCTAAATGGCTTTATAAGTGccataataattttctttttctgcacAAAAGCAATGGAAATTCAAGCCTTTGATGAACAGGGAAGAACTGCTGGCAGGGATATACTCGGAGCAACAATGTACACCTGTGTGGTTTGGGTTGTGAACTTGCAAATGGCTGTTGCTATAAATTACTTCACCTTGATTCAACACATTTTCATCTGGGGTTCCATTGCTCTCTGGTACCTTTTCCTCCTGGCATATGGTGCAATGTCTCCCAGCATTTCAGGAAATGCTTACAAAGTCTTCATTGAAACTCTTGCTCCATCGCCCTCCTTCTGGATTGTGACATTGGTTGTCGTGATCTCAACACTCATCCCATACTTCTCTTACTCAGCAATACAGATGAGGTTCTTTCCCATGTATCACGAAATGGTACAATGGATAAGGCATGAGGGAAAGACAAATGATCCTGAATTCGTCGCTATGGTGCGGCAAAGATCACTGCGGCCAACAACTGTCGGTTCAACGGCTCGCTTGGTGGCTAAGGATAATGACTTCAAAGACAGTTCAACTAACCATAGATAG
- the LOC108336082 gene encoding probable phospholipid-transporting ATPase 12 isoform X2 has protein sequence MVDLGRKRMRGERRRKLRLSKIYSFACGKQSLKEDHSQIGERGYSRVVFCNEPETFEAGIRSYADNSVSSTKYNLATFLPKSLFEQFRRVANFYFLVTGILAFTELAPYTAVSAILPLIIIIGATMIKEGIEDWRRKQQDMEVNNRRVKVHTGQGIFEYTEWKNLKVGHIVKIMKDEFFPADLLLLSSSYEDAFCYVETMNLDGETNLKLKQGLEVTSSLHEDFQLGDFKATIKCEDPNANLYSFVGNMEYEERQYPLSPLQLLLRDSKLRNTDYIFGAVIFTGHDTKVIQNSTDAPSKRTKVEKKMDRVIYFMFCIVFLMAFVGSIFFGIATRDDLDNGVMKRWYLRPDDSTIFFDPQRAPAAAILHCFTALMLYGFFIPISLYVSIEIVKVLQSIFINQDIHMYYEDSDKPAHARTSNLNEELGQVDTILSDKTGTLTCNSMEFIKCSIAGVAYGRGVTEVEKAMDRKNGFPLIDDSRDSPVRNAPIKGFNFTDERIMNGNWFNEPNANVIKNFFHLLAICHTALPEVDEDTGNVSYETESPDESAFVIAAREIGFEFYKRTQTSLSIYESDPVSGDKIERTYKLLNVLEFNSSRKRMSVIVEDEEGRILLLCKGADSVMFERLAKDGREFEEKTLEHVHEYADAGLRTLILAYRELDENQYNEFNNKFSEAKNSVSEDRETLIEEISDKIERNLILLGATAVEDKLQKGVPDCIDKLAQAGIKIWVLTGDKMETAINIGFSCSLLRQGMKQIIIQLETPEIKALEKAGDKVAIAKACRENIRHQISEASQQLTASRGTSQQAFALIIDGKSLSYALEDNMKSMFLDLAIRCASVICCRSSPKQKALVTRLVKSGTGKTTLAIGDGANDVGMLQEADIGIGISGVEGMQAVMSSDIAIAQFRYLERLLLVHGHWCYRRISSMFPILYQEGVQNLLFSWRRIFSWMLNGFISAIIIFFFCTKAMEIQAFDEQGRTAGRDILGATMYTCVVWVVNLQMAVAINYFTLIQHIFIWGSIALWYLFLLAYGAMSPSISGNAYKVFIETLAPSPSFWIVTLVVVISTLIPYFSYSAIQMRFFPMYHEMVQWIRHEGKTNDPEFVAMVRQRSLRPTTVGSTARLVAKDNDFKDSSTNHR, from the exons ATGGTGGACTTGGGGAGGAAAAGAATGAGGGGTGAAAGGAGAAGGAAGTTGCGGCTTAGCAAAATCTATTCATTTGCATGTGGGAAACAATCTCTCAAGGAGGATCATTCGCAGATAGGAGAAAGAGGGTATTCCAGGGTGGTGTTTTGTAATGAACCAGAGACCTTTGAGGCTGGGATAAGGAGTTACGCTGATAATTCTGTGAGCTCTACAAAGTATAACCTTGCTACTTTCTTGCCTAAGTCCCTTTTTGAGCAGTTTAGGAGGGTGGctaatttctattttttggTTACTGGCATCTTGGCCTTCACAGAACTTGCTCCTTATACTGCTGTCAGTGCTATCCTTCCTCTGATTATTATCATTGGAGCAACTATGATCAAAGAGGGTATTGAAGATTGGCGAAGGAAACAGCAG GATATGGAGGTGAACAATAGAAGAGTTAAAGTGCATACAGGGCAAGGAATTTTTGAATATACTGAGTGGAAGAATCTGAAGGTGGGGCATATAGTGAAGATAATGAAGGACGAATTCTTTCCTGCAGACCTCCTACTGCTTTCTTCCAGTTATGAGGATGCATTCTGCTATGTTGAGACCATGAACTTGGATGGCGAGACAAATTTGAAGTTAAAACAAGGGTTGGAAGTAACTTCTTCCTTACACGAGGACTTTCAATTAGGTGATTTTAAAGCAACAATCAAATGCGAAGATCCAAATgcaaatttatattcatttgttgGGAACATGGAGTATGAGGAACGGCAGTATCCTCTTTCTCCTCTGCAACTTCTTCTGAGGGACTCTAAACTTCGTAACACAGACTATATATTTGGAGCTGTCATCTTCACTGGTCATGACACAAAGGTAATTCAGAATTCCACTGATGCCCCTTCAAAGAGAACAAAGGTTGAGAAGAAGATGGATAGGGTTATCTACTTCATGTTTTGTATTGTGTTTCTAATGGCGTTTGTTGGATCTATTTTCTTTGGCATTGCAACTAGAGATGACTTGGACAATGGAGTGATGAAAAGGTGGTACCTAAGACCAGATGACTCTACAATTTTCTTTGATCCTCAAAGAGCACCAGCTGCTGCTATATTACATTGTTTCACAGCCTTAATGTTATATGGTTTCTTCATTCCCATCTCATTGTATGTTTCAATAGAAATTGTCAAAGTTCTTCAGAGCATCTTCATCAATCAAGATATCCATATGTACTATGAAGATTCAGACAAACCAGCCCATGCCCGTACTTCAAACTTGAATGAGGAACTTGGCCAAGTTGATACAATACTTTCTGATAAAACTGGAACTCTGACCTGCAACTCGATGGAGTTCATCAAATGTTCCATTGCTGGGGTGGCGTATGGCCGTGGTGTTACAGAGGTTGAGAAGGCTATGGATAGAAAGAATGGTTTTCCTTTGATTGACGATTCAAGGGACTCGCCTGTCAGAAATGCTCCCATCAAAGGATTTAACTTTACAGATGAAAGGATAATGAATGGAAATTGGTTTAACGAGCCTAATGCAAATGttattaagaatttttttcacttattggCAATTTGCCATACAGCCCTACCTGAAGTTGATGAAGATACAGGAAATGTCTCATATGAAACTGAATCTCCAGATGAATCAGCATTTGTGATTGCAGCAAGAGAAATTGGTTTTGAATTCTATAAAAGGACTCAGACTAGTTTATCAATCTATGAATCGGATCCAGTTTCTGGTGACAAAATTGAACG GACATACAAGCTTCTCAATGTTTTAGAATTCAATAGCTCAAGGAAGCGAATGTCAGTGATtgtggaagatgaagaagggaGAATTTTGTTACTCTGTAAAGGTGCTGACAG TGTCATGTTTGAGAGGCTTGCCAAGGATGGGAGGGAGTTTGAAGAGAAAACCTTGGAACATGTACATGAGTATGCTGATGCAGGTCTAAGGACTCTAATTCTGGCATATCGTGAACTTGATGAAAACCAATACAATGAGTTTAACAATAAATTTTCTGAAGCAAAAAATTCAGTTAGTGAAGATCGGGAAACACTGATTGAGGAAATATCAGATAAGATCGAAAGGAATCTAATCCTTCTTGGGGCCACTGCTGTAGAGGACAAGCTCCAAAAAGGG gttCCTGATTGCATTGACAAGCTTGCCCAAGCTGGAATTAAGATCTGGGTTTTGACTGGGGATAAAATGGAGACTGCCATCAATATTGG TTTTTCTTGTAGTTTACTTAGACAAGGAatgaaacaaattataattcaattGGAAACTCCAGAAATTAAAGCATTGGAGAAGGCTGGAGACAAGGTGGCTATTGCTAAG GCTTGTCGAGAAAATATCCGCCATCAAATATCTGAAGCTTCTCAGCAGCTGACTGCCTCCAGAGGAACTTCTCAGCAAGCATTTGCTTTAATTATTGACGGAAAATCACTTTCTTATGCACTAGAGGATAATATGAAGAGCATGTTTTTGGACCTTGCAATTCGTTGTGCATCAGTTATCTGCTGCCGTTCCTCACCAAAGCAGAAGGCACTG GTCACTAGACTGGTAAAATCTGGTACTGGTAAAACTACATTAGCTATTGGTGATGGTGCTAATGATGTTGGAATGCTTCAAGAAGCAGATATCGGGATTGGAATCAGTGGCGTTGAAGGAATGCAG GCGGTTATGTCTAGTGATATTGCAATTGCACAGTTCCGTTATTTGGAAAGGTTGCTTCTTGTTCATGGACATTGGTGTTACCGAAGAATCTCATCAATG TTTCCTATATTATATCAAGAAGGCGTGCAAAATCTTCTCTTTAGCTGGCGGAGAATTTTCAGCTGGATGCTAAATGGCTTTATAAGTGccataataattttctttttctgcacAAAAGCAATGGAAATTCAAGCCTTTGATGAACAGGGAAGAACTGCTGGCAGGGATATACTCGGAGCAACAATGTACACCTGTGTGGTTTGGGTTGTGAACTTGCAAATGGCTGTTGCTATAAATTACTTCACCTTGATTCAACACATTTTCATCTGGGGTTCCATTGCTCTCTGGTACCTTTTCCTCCTGGCATATGGTGCAATGTCTCCCAGCATTTCAGGAAATGCTTACAAAGTCTTCATTGAAACTCTTGCTCCATCGCCCTCCTTCTGGATTGTGACATTGGTTGTCGTGATCTCAACACTCATCCCATACTTCTCTTACTCAGCAATACAGATGAGGTTCTTTCCCATGTATCACGAAATGGTACAATGGATAAGGCATGAGGGAAAGACAAATGATCCTGAATTCGTCGCTATGGTGCGGCAAAGATCACTGCGGCCAACAACTGTCGGTTCAACGGCTCGCTTGGTGGCTAAGGATAATGACTTCAAAGACAGTTCAACTAACCATAGATAG
- the LOC108336082 gene encoding putative phospholipid-transporting ATPase 9 isoform X3: MIKEGIEDWRRKQQDMEVNNRRVKVHTGQGIFEYTEWKNLKVGHIVKIMKDEFFPADLLLLSSSYEDAFCYVETMNLDGETNLKLKQGLEVTSSLHEDFQLGDFKATIKCEDPNANLYSFVGNMEYEERQYPLSPLQLLLRDSKLRNTDYIFGAVIFTGHDTKVIQNSTDAPSKRTKVEKKMDRVIYFMFCIVFLMAFVGSIFFGIATRDDLDNGVMKRWYLRPDDSTIFFDPQRAPAAAILHCFTALMLYGFFIPISLYVSIEIVKVLQSIFINQDIHMYYEDSDKPAHARTSNLNEELGQVDTILSDKTGTLTCNSMEFIKCSIAGVAYGRGVTEVEKAMDRKNGFPLIDDSRDSPVRNAPIKGFNFTDERIMNGNWFNEPNANVIKNFFHLLAICHTALPEVDEDTGNVSYETESPDESAFVIAAREIGFEFYKRTQTSLSIYESDPVSGDKIERTYKLLNVLEFNSSRKRMSVIVEDEEGRILLLCKGADSVMFERLAKDGREFEEKTLEHVHEYADAGLRTLILAYRELDENQYNEFNNKFSEAKNSVSEDRETLIEEISDKIERNLILLGATAVEDKLQKGVPDCIDKLAQAGIKIWVLTGDKMETAINIGFSCSLLRQGMKQIIIQLETPEIKALEKAGDKVAIAKACRENIRHQISEASQQLTASRGTSQQAFALIIDGKSLSYALEDNMKSMFLDLAIRCASVICCRSSPKQKALVTRLVKSGTGKTTLAIGDGANDVGMLQEADIGIGISGVEGMQAVMSSDIAIAQFRYLERLLLVHGHWCYRRISSMICYFFYKNITFGFTLFLYEVYASFSGQPAYNDWFLSVYNVFFSSLPVIALGVFDQDVSARYCLRFPILYQEGVQNLLFSWRRIFSWMLNGFISAIIIFFFCTKAMEIQAFDEQGRTAGRDILGATMYTCVVWVVNLQMAVAINYFTLIQHIFIWGSIALWYLFLLAYGAMSPSISGNAYKVFIETLAPSPSFWIVTLVVVISTLIPYFSYSAIQMRFFPMYHEMVQWIRHEGKTNDPEFVAMVRQRSLRPTTVGSTARLVAKDNDFKDSSTNHR; encoded by the exons ATGATCAAAGAGGGTATTGAAGATTGGCGAAGGAAACAGCAG GATATGGAGGTGAACAATAGAAGAGTTAAAGTGCATACAGGGCAAGGAATTTTTGAATATACTGAGTGGAAGAATCTGAAGGTGGGGCATATAGTGAAGATAATGAAGGACGAATTCTTTCCTGCAGACCTCCTACTGCTTTCTTCCAGTTATGAGGATGCATTCTGCTATGTTGAGACCATGAACTTGGATGGCGAGACAAATTTGAAGTTAAAACAAGGGTTGGAAGTAACTTCTTCCTTACACGAGGACTTTCAATTAGGTGATTTTAAAGCAACAATCAAATGCGAAGATCCAAATgcaaatttatattcatttgttgGGAACATGGAGTATGAGGAACGGCAGTATCCTCTTTCTCCTCTGCAACTTCTTCTGAGGGACTCTAAACTTCGTAACACAGACTATATATTTGGAGCTGTCATCTTCACTGGTCATGACACAAAGGTAATTCAGAATTCCACTGATGCCCCTTCAAAGAGAACAAAGGTTGAGAAGAAGATGGATAGGGTTATCTACTTCATGTTTTGTATTGTGTTTCTAATGGCGTTTGTTGGATCTATTTTCTTTGGCATTGCAACTAGAGATGACTTGGACAATGGAGTGATGAAAAGGTGGTACCTAAGACCAGATGACTCTACAATTTTCTTTGATCCTCAAAGAGCACCAGCTGCTGCTATATTACATTGTTTCACAGCCTTAATGTTATATGGTTTCTTCATTCCCATCTCATTGTATGTTTCAATAGAAATTGTCAAAGTTCTTCAGAGCATCTTCATCAATCAAGATATCCATATGTACTATGAAGATTCAGACAAACCAGCCCATGCCCGTACTTCAAACTTGAATGAGGAACTTGGCCAAGTTGATACAATACTTTCTGATAAAACTGGAACTCTGACCTGCAACTCGATGGAGTTCATCAAATGTTCCATTGCTGGGGTGGCGTATGGCCGTGGTGTTACAGAGGTTGAGAAGGCTATGGATAGAAAGAATGGTTTTCCTTTGATTGACGATTCAAGGGACTCGCCTGTCAGAAATGCTCCCATCAAAGGATTTAACTTTACAGATGAAAGGATAATGAATGGAAATTGGTTTAACGAGCCTAATGCAAATGttattaagaatttttttcacttattggCAATTTGCCATACAGCCCTACCTGAAGTTGATGAAGATACAGGAAATGTCTCATATGAAACTGAATCTCCAGATGAATCAGCATTTGTGATTGCAGCAAGAGAAATTGGTTTTGAATTCTATAAAAGGACTCAGACTAGTTTATCAATCTATGAATCGGATCCAGTTTCTGGTGACAAAATTGAACG GACATACAAGCTTCTCAATGTTTTAGAATTCAATAGCTCAAGGAAGCGAATGTCAGTGATtgtggaagatgaagaagggaGAATTTTGTTACTCTGTAAAGGTGCTGACAG TGTCATGTTTGAGAGGCTTGCCAAGGATGGGAGGGAGTTTGAAGAGAAAACCTTGGAACATGTACATGAGTATGCTGATGCAGGTCTAAGGACTCTAATTCTGGCATATCGTGAACTTGATGAAAACCAATACAATGAGTTTAACAATAAATTTTCTGAAGCAAAAAATTCAGTTAGTGAAGATCGGGAAACACTGATTGAGGAAATATCAGATAAGATCGAAAGGAATCTAATCCTTCTTGGGGCCACTGCTGTAGAGGACAAGCTCCAAAAAGGG gttCCTGATTGCATTGACAAGCTTGCCCAAGCTGGAATTAAGATCTGGGTTTTGACTGGGGATAAAATGGAGACTGCCATCAATATTGG TTTTTCTTGTAGTTTACTTAGACAAGGAatgaaacaaattataattcaattGGAAACTCCAGAAATTAAAGCATTGGAGAAGGCTGGAGACAAGGTGGCTATTGCTAAG GCTTGTCGAGAAAATATCCGCCATCAAATATCTGAAGCTTCTCAGCAGCTGACTGCCTCCAGAGGAACTTCTCAGCAAGCATTTGCTTTAATTATTGACGGAAAATCACTTTCTTATGCACTAGAGGATAATATGAAGAGCATGTTTTTGGACCTTGCAATTCGTTGTGCATCAGTTATCTGCTGCCGTTCCTCACCAAAGCAGAAGGCACTG GTCACTAGACTGGTAAAATCTGGTACTGGTAAAACTACATTAGCTATTGGTGATGGTGCTAATGATGTTGGAATGCTTCAAGAAGCAGATATCGGGATTGGAATCAGTGGCGTTGAAGGAATGCAG GCGGTTATGTCTAGTGATATTGCAATTGCACAGTTCCGTTATTTGGAAAGGTTGCTTCTTGTTCATGGACATTGGTGTTACCGAAGAATCTCATCAATG ATATGCTACTTCTTCTACAAAAACATCACATTTGGGTTTACTCTATTCTTATATGAGGTGTATGCATCGTTCTCTGGGCAACCGGCATACAATGACTGGTTTTTGTCAGTCTATAATGTATTCTTTTCGTCACTTCCTGTGATTGCTCTTGGAGTCTTTGACCAGGATGTGTCTGCTCGGTATTGTCTGAGG TTTCCTATATTATATCAAGAAGGCGTGCAAAATCTTCTCTTTAGCTGGCGGAGAATTTTCAGCTGGATGCTAAATGGCTTTATAAGTGccataataattttctttttctgcacAAAAGCAATGGAAATTCAAGCCTTTGATGAACAGGGAAGAACTGCTGGCAGGGATATACTCGGAGCAACAATGTACACCTGTGTGGTTTGGGTTGTGAACTTGCAAATGGCTGTTGCTATAAATTACTTCACCTTGATTCAACACATTTTCATCTGGGGTTCCATTGCTCTCTGGTACCTTTTCCTCCTGGCATATGGTGCAATGTCTCCCAGCATTTCAGGAAATGCTTACAAAGTCTTCATTGAAACTCTTGCTCCATCGCCCTCCTTCTGGATTGTGACATTGGTTGTCGTGATCTCAACACTCATCCCATACTTCTCTTACTCAGCAATACAGATGAGGTTCTTTCCCATGTATCACGAAATGGTACAATGGATAAGGCATGAGGGAAAGACAAATGATCCTGAATTCGTCGCTATGGTGCGGCAAAGATCACTGCGGCCAACAACTGTCGGTTCAACGGCTCGCTTGGTGGCTAAGGATAATGACTTCAAAGACAGTTCAACTAACCATAGATAG